Within Labrus bergylta chromosome 18, fLabBer1.1, whole genome shotgun sequence, the genomic segment TCTTTTAATCGACAAAGgcttaagaaaaacaaattatgaCCAACTTGCTGATTTATTTGACCTACAAGCTCAACCGGTGGCGCAACACAAAACCTTTCTGTCAGGGACAAATTGAGTCTGTGTTGCCCACAAAAGCAGTAGCCCCTTGAGACTCAATTCTGTAAATAATTAGCAAATCTGCCCAATTTGGCTGTTTGTTCAGTGATGATAGGGGCGACTCTAACATCTGTTGTGAGATTTTTGTCCCGGGACAAACAGAATGCATGGATTTTCGACTAGGTTATCATATTTACCCAAGATATTGACTAGAGGCTGATAATCCGCAGTGCGCAGCGGATCACTGGGGAGCCATTTGTGCTTGTTTTGGTTCCACCGTAAAGAACACGGAGACTAATGGGGCAGAGTAGCCTGTATATAATGCGGGATATCATTGCTACCACGTTATATGACCAtgtgaaaaataactttattacGAGGTTAAAGCCCCACTGAGCCGTGCGCACTTTAGTCCAACGTTGGCCAAGGTTAAACAAAGAAGGCTGGCGACCCATTGATTATTCCTGCTCTATTTGCAGTTTAGCGCCTAACAAGATAACAAAACAGTTATTGCGTTAAACGATTTTTCCCTTCCGCAGTCTACCACTTTACACCCAAGGCTGGGAGTGGTGGAGGATGCTGACAAAAAGGAGAGCTTTCATTCAAAAGCTTCTTATGTGGAGAAGCCCTCTTATATTAAGTGAGTGGATTTTAGTCCCATTTCACAAGTGACTTTCGGCTCTTTATGAAGGAGGTGTTTGGATTCAGAAAAATATTCACCGGATTAAATTTGCTTAAAAGGAAAAAGGGTGAAGTGCGCTGGAGATTTGTTCCCATTTTGGACCACAATATTGTGTCTGGTTTGCCCCCctcctttaaaatgtgaagcgctgttgtttttctcagaGATGGTCAATCGAATAGGACACTAACAGAAATCAAACATTGGGTTGAATAAAGGATTACTAActtaaaaaactattttctaattttttttttttttagccctcaAATCGGTGCTGCAAATGTGTGGGTTATTGtagtttttcttaaaattaCTCCCttatttttgaaaagtgtttttaaatatttgatgtgtATCGGACGTCCCTCGGTTTCACGCTCCCGAAAATCTCTCTCTGCCCAGGTCAACATTTGCCACAAAATAtttacaggaaataaaaacaaaaggaaaatttCTGAAAAGTTGCCAGTGTTTATTCATGGCCATAAATATTTTTTCGGTCCATAAAAGAAGCAAGAAATTAAAATTTCTATAATTATAAAGTGGTTCGTACGTGCTGATAATAACACGAGgggacaaaagaaaataaaaagaggaaaacatctcTACAACCAACACACAAcatactttacaaaaaaaatcacaagaagAGCATTGACATTCTGAATAAAATCTATAAGGGAGAGGTTCGGACCCAGTTCTCTTAACGaaaacatgtaaacacggcGCACACATGAGCCCCGAATAAAAATGGTAGTATATATATGAGTCAAGCTGCAAAAATGaaaagtcttttgttttttgtgttttatcttttttctttgctctgtgGTGAAACTCCCTATCGTGCCTCCAAGCCAAGTCTCTATCATTTCTCTCACCAAGTCCACTGTTGCGTTTGCACCAAGTGATGTGCTGTGGGGAACTGTGCCGTGGCCGCGGCGCTGTACTGCGCGTTATACTGCATGTGTTGGAGTGACTGGGCGCTATAAGCCGAGAAGGGGATCCCGGCCTGAAAAGTGGCCGCCAAGTCCTGAGCTTTAAGAGTGTGACAAGGCTTTCCATCCCTGACTAAGACGGGCACGGCCACCCGCCTGGGAGAAGGGAGATGGGTCACTTCCATACCTTTCTCGGCCCGGGCTCTCTTCATCTTATACCGGTGGTTCTGGAACCAGATCTTCACCTGGGTCGGGGTGAGGCGGATCAGGCTGGCCAGGTGCTCCCTCTCCGGCGCGGAAAGATACCTCTGCTGTCTGAAGCGGCGCTCCAGCTCGTAGGTCTGCGCCTTGGAAAACAACACCCTCCTTTTTCGCTTCTTGCCGGAGTCGCTGCCGCCGCTGCTGGAAGTTTCCTTATCGTTGTCCGGCGATTCGTCGTCTGCGGACGGCTCCGGGGACTTGGCCGAGTCCTGCGAGCTGGCGGAGAGGCCGTGCACTGCGGCAAGAAACGGGAGAAACACTGTCAAAATGTTATGTTGTAAAGTTCTCAGAGACATTTATCAAAACATCAAGTAAATACACTCATCGATCCAAACTTTGGATGCTTTCGTGCGCAATAAGAAAAATAACCTGTTAATGACTGAGCACCTCTCGCAACAGGATTTGACATGAAATGTACAAGATTTTAAGTCTCAAATGTGGCGGAATAATAACATACGAGAACCTGTTGGTTAATTTCAactcttttgtttgcttttgaagtGAAAAGCACCACAAAATTATTCCTCAGCTCCAATGTGCACAGGCAGAGCGAGTCAGTGAAGCATTAAAAGGTGCATTGTCTGCCTGTAAATCCCTCACAGAATGCACTCTTAGATTTGGCACCGTGGTTATTCTCTGAATAACTTTCAGCCTCCGTGTTTATCCACGGTGCTTCATCGATCAAAATCTTACAATGCAAAGTGCGTGTAGCCTAACCACTGCATGCATTTATTGAGCTATAAAACGCCTGAAGCGCAGCAGTGCACGGTGCATAAAGATGAATGCTGCATGCCACCCAAGGGCACCGTTAGGGTGGAAAAGGAGGCTGCGTGCCATCAATTATGGCTTAATGTAACCGCAGACCTTTAAAATATCACaaaagtcatcatcatcaagatCAAGAAGGAATCTTAGACTCTACTTACATGAATATTGAATACTGTCCGTAGTAGCAAGCCATCGTGTGTAAGGATTGTCACTACTGTCATAAAAGGGGTTCTTTAAAGGCAGATTTTGAACGTTTTCTAGAGGACTTTGCACCAAAACTCCAGTGGTCTTTGTCGTGGATGTGGTCTCCGATCCCTCCGTATCTTCCTCCGCTCCGGTGATAGATCCTTCTTCGTCATTTGTGTCAGGAAGGTCCAAAATGTCCTTTACAGAAAAGCCCGTCTTTGTGTTGGTCAACGACATATTCTGGTGGAGGGGGGGAAATATGTAGGGAAAAGTTGCTGCACCAGCCTCTCGCACAATCCGCTGTtctgaaacaaaaccaaacaaaaagaagcagagGCGATGTTTCAGGAAAAATGGGAAGAGTAAGAGTCGCTCTACGCTGAAGTACAGTCAAAGCAGCCTCTGTGGATAACCATTGCCTAAGCAAGTAGCTGTGGATTCAGTGTCTGTAAGTCCAGGAAGAATGCCAAAGTGGCTGAAGTGCTATATGTGGCTCATGGATACTGTGCTACTGCTGGGTGCTAGAGGGAAATAAGCCATTACCTTGTCCGATCAGTCCATATAAGGTTGGTCTCAACACATGAACCTGCAGTGAAAAAGCATTAAAACACGCGAAAGGTTGGCCACGTGTGGGCGGGTCTTAGGAGTCAAGTGGATGAAGACAGTGTTTGCAGATGTGAAATTGTGGGTTTTGGGGAGATCCGAGCCTCTACCATTGGTGCTTCAGAGCATGATGAGTGGTATAACGTGTCAATTAATTACAAAGACGGGGAGGGCCTTTTTTACACCCTATTTACATACAAAGAACCTCCAAGTAGCTTTATACTCACAATACTTAAAAAGCCAGTTTTATCAAATTGCTCCAACTGAagcttttgcatttttttcgtCACAATTAAATtccacctttttttatttatttatataaaacagTACATTTAGGGGTCCGATGCGTATTCTTTATTTGAAGCTATGAGAAGCGAAAAGAAGAGCGGCTATTGTTCAAATATTCGGAGATAATTTATGTAAACCTTTTGTGTCAATATTTTTGCCAGGGCTTAAGGACAAGAGGGAATGTTGAAACTGAAGCTGAACTGTTTGTCTAAAAGCGTTAAGCAAGTATTTAAGACAGTAGGCCAATCCAAATGTACTGCTGATTATAAGGACCGTAAAACCAACAATAGCAACAATACCAAATACAATAACCAGTAATGAAATATTTATTAGGCtagaaataaaatattaatagGTATAATTAAAGCAATATTaataattacaaatatatatttggaATAATGTGTAAATGACTGGTTTTggttgaaaaataagaaataaaaacataaagtggTAGACAAAACACCGGCCTGGATGAATTAGTTTTTTATGTATACATATTTCCTCGAATTAATCATGCATTTATGCaacaataaatattatttatatttctttatttctgagTTTTCCCCAAATAAATCGCCCCTCTATTCATCGTGGCAGCGCATCCTAATATTTGTTTTCACCCCCCCTTTAAAGTGCTCCCTCTTGCTTTTTCAGTGGAAATCCGACTATCATTGTTGCttactttattttcctttcccTCAAGACTTTCCCTTTCgttctcctccctctgcctgcTCTCCAGTATGTGATGTGGTTGACAATGTTTCACGTTTTTTAGCAAGTCCTCTGCGCATCCTGGGTGGTCGGACCCGggcaaacacaaatacaaaccgATTGCTAAGCTGCAGACAATGGAGGAAATGTAGACAAATGTCCGGCTCCTGTTGGAAGCTTTTGTCCGGCCGcagtttttgcatttatttcagGGGCGAAATAATAGATGATTGACGCCCCGCGCACAATGCTTTCTAACTGTTTGGAATAAATCTGAGGTTGTTCCTAGTTGTCATGGCATTCAACTGCTTTCAATGGACTATCTCTTCATTCAATTCCTGGATCCTTCCACAATATTAAGAAAAGTCCTTCATCTcagcgcgcgcacacacacacacacacacacacacacacacacgcgcgcacacacacgcaaatacacacaaatacacaatcTGACTGTTTTGTAGAGCTGGAACTATTGTGTATTTAAGATTCTTTTAGTTCCACAGATTGTGGAACTAAAAATTGAATGAAATAGAATTAATACATTCAAGCACATTCAAAAGATTATTCGAGTTtttgctcttttaaaaaaaatattattagaCGAATAGAACTATCGGTATTATAAATATAAGAAATGACGCCAAGCATGATTACTTATCGGGATAATGTAAAATTTGAAGGTGATATTTGGTTGAAGTTTCTAATGTTTGGTTCCATATAAATGCACCTGACAGGGAGGCCAGAGGTAAATATTTCACCAGACTGGCAGAATTAATCACAAGTCTCAACATCCCACAAAGGCTCCATTGAGCTGAGCGGGCTATATGGACAAACTGGAGCTGTGCCTGATCCTCTataaggcagagagagaggttacTGACCTGATCCACCAAGTAATGCTGCACTGCTAAATCCGACATGTGAAGGGACATCCAACTCGCAGCAGACACCCACAGCGCTTTACGCACCACGCAGGAATGGCCCCGGCTGCAGCCTCTGTGCGCATCTCATCAGGAAATTCTCTTGGCCCATGTGGGACATTATTTCACTCATACTTATTAAGTGTGAGAAGCCAAACCAGGATGTGTTAGAGCACGCAGGCTTATCACCCGTGCCATTCTGCTTTTGCTGTGTGTGGCACGGTGACAAGGGGGAAGTCACAGTAGGTTTGGTGACGGTGCAGGGGAGCGCACTGGGCTGCAGACTGTGGCCAGTGACTGGGGATATACTATTTGATCAATTGAGCTGAGGGTTTCGGCAAGAAGAGGTAAATGTGCACAGGCTAAGTGGACGTCCTCCACTTGGCGAGCCTATCGctctgtttacctgtttactTTCACAGGTAGTTCAAACAGGCCGCGTGCCTTTTCGCTCTGACAGAGGCCAGTATGCAGACTGTTGTTGCAGAGCGGGACGAGTCAACGGGACCAACACCGGAAAGTGTTTACAGTCCTGAGAATCTCCTAAGGAAGCCTCAAGCTGAGATCAattacaagaataaaaaaaaatgtacttgtCAAAGTACGTCCAGTAattttacactttattttaatgttacattattattatcattataaatattatttttaatatgattattataattataattaatattattattattattatgattataatATTGTCAATTCCAGCtcgttatttttttttgtacttttcttgtCATAAGTTGTAAAAGTTTATACTCAAACAAAAAACTTAGAGAGTTGCAAATCAGTTGGGACAGCGTGCTTTCCCCTTTTCATTGGTAAAACATATTCAGTATTCATTTAGGACTGTGTGTCTGAAAAGTGTTTGTATGTGATGGGGGTGTTAAACCAGAGAGAAGATCTAGTGAAAAGGGCCTCTCTCTGAGCTGCAGATGCACCAGGATTGAAAGGACAAAGCAGGGCGCAGGGCTGCTGCTTCCCATCACCCGCTAATTTGAGTTCAGCTGACATTAAATCTTCAGCTCTGACACTACAACGATACATTGTAAAACTATTTCTCATTTGACTGCTGTGCGTAAAACTACACAAAACTAACCGTTTTATGTGATCATTTCTGCCATAATTATGCTATCACCAGTTTCGCCAGTGCTCCCATTTTAATATTATAAGCAACCGAGCTGACTGGCTCATTATTAAAGCTCGTTACATTTTTCTGATCCCA encodes:
- the nkx2.2a gene encoding homeobox protein Nkx-2.2a isoform X4; its protein translation is MSLTNTKTGFSVKDILDLPDTNDEEGSITGAEEDTEGSETTSTTKTTGVLVQSPLENVQNLPLKNPFYDSSDNPYTRWLATTDSIQYSLFLPFLAAVHGLSASSQDSAKSPEPSADDESPDNDKETSSSGGSDSGKKRKRRVLFSKAQTYELERRFRQQRYLSAPEREHLASLIRLTPTQVKIWFQNHRYKMKRARAEKGMEVTHLPSPRRVAVPVLVRDGKPCHTLKAQDLAATFQAGIPFSAYSAQSLQHMQYNAQYSAAATAQFPTAHHLVQTQQWTW
- the nkx2.2a gene encoding homeobox protein Nkx-2.2a isoform X2 → MSLHMSDLAVQHYLVDQRIVREAGAATFPYIFPPLHQNMSLTNTKTGFSVKDILDLPDTNDEEGSITGAEEDTEGSETTSTTKTTGVLVQSPLENVQNLPLKNPFYDSSDNPYTRWLATTDSIQYSLHGLSASSQDSAKSPEPSADDESPDNDKETSSSGGSDSGKKRKRRVLFSKAQTYELERRFRQQRYLSAPEREHLASLIRLTPTQVKIWFQNHRYKMKRARAEKGMEVTHLPSPRRVAVPVLVRDGKPCHTLKAQDLAATFQAGIPFSAYSAQSLQHMQYNAQYSAAATAQFPTAHHLVQTQQWTW
- the nkx2.2a gene encoding homeobox protein Nkx-2.2a isoform X1; translation: MSLHMSDLAVQHYLVDQRIVREAGAATFPYIFPPLHQNMSLTNTKTGFSVKDILDLPDTNDEEGSITGAEEDTEGSETTSTTKTTGVLVQSPLENVQNLPLKNPFYDSSDNPYTRWLATTDSIQYSLFLPFLAAVHGLSASSQDSAKSPEPSADDESPDNDKETSSSGGSDSGKKRKRRVLFSKAQTYELERRFRQQRYLSAPEREHLASLIRLTPTQVKIWFQNHRYKMKRARAEKGMEVTHLPSPRRVAVPVLVRDGKPCHTLKAQDLAATFQAGIPFSAYSAQSLQHMQYNAQYSAAATAQFPTAHHLVQTQQWTW
- the nkx2.2a gene encoding homeobox protein Nkx-2.2a isoform X3, which codes for MSLHMSDLAVQHYLVDQRIVREAGAATFPYIFPPLHQNMSLTNTKTGFSVKDILDLPDTNDEEGSITGAEEDTEGSETTSTTKTTGVLVQSPLENVQNLPLKNPFYDSSDNPYTRWLATTDSIQYSLFLPFLAAVHGLSASSQDSAKSPEPSADDESPDNDKETSSSGGSDSGKKRKRRVLFSKAQTYELERRFRQQRYLSAPEREHLASLIRLTPTQVKIWFQNHRYKMKRARAEKGLELSCIKPTVRCSQMGWMGDSANNQVPRVECLCLSLNGLSHLLQRMNMRCLRCQHCKWILGL